The following proteins are co-located in the Polystyrenella longa genome:
- a CDS encoding M24 family metallopeptidase, producing the protein MLSKEGCLSRRKRLWNELPADIEWILLADPRSVLYFSNFLVNPLSFSGGERCWLLLERQGKASLLGDNFSIRSASAEPFIDEEIVEKWYDHKHSIGNRDHALVAALKQVAPSLKDRPGVIETEWMPSAILGVMGHGGFSCSEVASSKNESCGSESKESAPARIALGSLVRELRRQKEPDEIELLKLCMKATDAGHARAKEIIKPGISEFEIYREVQNAALAAAGRPGLVYGDFRANNAAMPKAGGLPTDYVLKEQDIFVLDYSVVLHGYRSDFTNAYAVGEPTSDQQKIFNICLECLHAGAEYLKAGVSAKSVYETVTKPMLDAGYPALGHHAGHGIGLGHPESPILVPESTDTLLSGDVVTLEPGMYIEGIGGVRIEHNYLITETGAEQLSNHEISLT; encoded by the coding sequence ATGCTTTCCAAAGAAGGATGTCTAAGCCGCCGCAAGCGTCTGTGGAATGAATTGCCAGCCGATATCGAGTGGATTCTGCTGGCAGACCCGCGTTCAGTCCTTTACTTCAGTAACTTTCTGGTGAATCCCCTCAGTTTTTCAGGTGGTGAACGCTGCTGGTTACTTCTGGAACGCCAAGGCAAAGCATCGTTACTGGGCGACAATTTCTCCATTCGCTCTGCTTCTGCTGAACCTTTCATCGATGAAGAAATTGTCGAAAAATGGTACGACCATAAACACTCTATCGGCAATCGTGATCATGCCCTCGTCGCCGCGTTGAAGCAAGTCGCTCCGTCACTTAAGGATCGCCCCGGAGTCATCGAGACGGAATGGATGCCGAGCGCGATACTGGGAGTTATGGGGCATGGTGGGTTCTCATGCTCGGAAGTCGCATCTAGCAAAAACGAAAGCTGTGGGTCTGAATCAAAAGAATCCGCGCCCGCTCGAATCGCGTTAGGTTCCCTTGTCCGCGAATTACGCCGACAGAAAGAGCCGGATGAAATCGAACTCCTGAAGTTGTGCATGAAAGCCACTGATGCTGGTCATGCCCGGGCGAAAGAGATTATCAAACCCGGGATTTCCGAGTTTGAAATCTACCGCGAAGTTCAAAATGCAGCCTTGGCTGCGGCAGGACGTCCTGGTCTGGTATACGGTGACTTTCGTGCGAACAATGCAGCTATGCCAAAAGCGGGAGGCCTTCCCACTGATTACGTACTGAAAGAACAGGACATCTTCGTCCTCGATTACTCGGTTGTCCTGCATGGATATCGATCTGACTTCACTAATGCTTATGCAGTAGGTGAACCCACCAGTGATCAGCAGAAAATATTTAATATCTGCCTCGAATGTCTCCATGCCGGAGCGGAATATCTGAAGGCAGGGGTCTCTGCCAAAAGTGTATACGAGACTGTTACTAAACCGATGCTCGATGCCGGTTACCCGGCACTCGGCCATCACGCAGGCCATGGAATTGGCCTCGGTCATCCTGAATCTCCTATCCTGGTTCCAGAAAGCACAGACACACTCCTTTCGGGTGATGTGGTGACGTTGGAACCGGGTATGTACATCGAAGGTATCGGAGGTGTTCGCATTGAACACAATTACCTGATTACGGAGACTGGGGCCGAGCAATTAAGCAATCATGAGATTTCACTCACCTGA
- the bioF gene encoding 8-amino-7-oxononanoate synthase, whose amino-acid sequence MNSERSASSAPRVSFPWMSTALMELESAGLKRARRRVTPHADGTCEIDEQLLKNFASNDYLSLAHDPRVIRSARTAMENAGAGSRGSALICGRTDWHVLLEDKLREFKQSEAALLFPTGYAANLGVVSALTTEDDLVLSDELNHASLIDGCRLSNAEVAVYPHNDMETLRKRLAAASGYRQRIIVTDGLFSMDGDVAQLNEICDLCDRYDASVIVDEAHATGVLGIHGRGSAEWMEVEDRVDVRIGTLSKAIGSQGGFVTGSGPLIDWLWNKARTQIFSTSLSPACCAAAMTAIEIIQNEPQRREQLLASSHRFRKKLRALGVRFHEHAAGPIVPIILNDPGRAVQIASELERYGFLVGAIRPPSVPEGTSRLRITLSFAHADKTNDQLAELLAELINTRSKPKSPPQKPR is encoded by the coding sequence GTGAACAGTGAGCGCTCCGCCAGTTCGGCGCCCCGGGTTTCTTTTCCCTGGATGTCGACGGCGTTAATGGAATTGGAGTCCGCCGGATTAAAACGCGCGCGGAGGCGGGTCACTCCGCATGCCGATGGCACCTGTGAAATCGACGAGCAACTGCTCAAAAATTTCGCCTCAAATGACTATCTCAGTCTTGCTCACGATCCGCGCGTCATTCGCTCTGCGCGGACGGCCATGGAAAACGCGGGAGCTGGAAGCCGTGGCAGCGCCCTTATCTGTGGACGAACTGACTGGCATGTTCTGCTTGAAGACAAACTCCGCGAGTTCAAACAATCGGAAGCGGCGTTGCTCTTCCCCACTGGTTATGCCGCTAATCTGGGCGTCGTTAGTGCATTGACCACGGAAGACGACTTGGTTCTCAGTGATGAACTTAACCATGCCAGCCTGATCGACGGTTGCCGTTTGAGTAACGCCGAAGTCGCCGTTTATCCGCACAATGATATGGAAACATTACGGAAACGACTCGCCGCAGCCAGTGGGTATCGTCAACGAATTATTGTTACCGATGGTCTGTTCAGTATGGATGGTGATGTCGCCCAGTTGAATGAAATCTGTGATCTTTGCGACCGCTACGATGCCTCTGTGATCGTCGATGAAGCCCACGCCACTGGTGTTCTTGGTATTCATGGTCGGGGTTCCGCCGAATGGATGGAAGTCGAAGATCGCGTCGATGTACGGATCGGTACACTGAGTAAGGCAATTGGATCTCAGGGAGGATTTGTCACTGGTTCAGGCCCATTAATCGACTGGCTATGGAATAAGGCCCGCACTCAGATATTCTCAACATCGCTTTCTCCAGCCTGCTGTGCCGCAGCAATGACGGCGATTGAAATCATCCAGAATGAGCCCCAGCGAAGAGAGCAACTACTCGCCTCGTCCCATCGATTCCGCAAGAAATTACGGGCACTGGGAGTTCGATTTCATGAACACGCGGCTGGACCGATCGTTCCCATTATTTTAAATGATCCTGGCAGGGCGGTTCAAATTGCCAGTGAACTGGAGCGATACGGTTTTCTTGTCGGGGCGATTCGGCCGCCGTCGGTTCCGGAGGGTACCTCTCGGCTGCGGATCACGTTAAGCTTTGCCCATGCCGACAAAACCAACGATCAATTGGCCGAACTGCTCGCGGAGCTGATTAATACCCGCAGCAAACCCAAGTCGCCCCCTCAGAAACCTCGTTGA
- a CDS encoding thioredoxin-disulfide reductase — protein MAERVVIIGSGPAGWTAAIYASRANLEPLVIEGAITEDNRQKGTLPLGQLALTTEVENFPGFPAGEIVPYLDSSINKNRRMMMVDHMGEGVTGPELMELMRQQAVNFGTRIKTDDVVSVDLSKHPFQIKTLAGEELEALSIIVATGARANYLGLESEDKYKNMGVSACAVCDGALPRFRQKPLVVVGGGDSAMEEADYLTKFASTVYIVHRRDEFRASKIMAERVLKNPKIDVKWNSVIDEVLGTDTEGVTGVRIRSSINENETDELEVAGYFAAIGHTPNVDFLDGQVELKENGYIKWTVPHRSNTSVEGVFAAGDVADDYYKQAITAAGSGCAAALDAERWLALKELH, from the coding sequence GTGGCGGAACGTGTGGTAATTATTGGTTCGGGACCAGCCGGATGGACAGCAGCAATTTACGCCTCTCGCGCCAACCTGGAGCCGCTGGTCATCGAGGGAGCAATTACGGAAGACAATCGTCAAAAAGGGACATTGCCCCTCGGGCAGCTTGCACTGACGACCGAAGTCGAAAACTTTCCTGGATTCCCAGCCGGTGAAATTGTTCCCTATCTCGACAGTTCGATCAACAAAAATCGTCGCATGATGATGGTCGATCACATGGGAGAAGGGGTCACGGGCCCGGAACTGATGGAACTGATGCGCCAGCAGGCAGTCAATTTCGGCACAAGAATCAAAACAGACGACGTTGTCTCTGTCGACCTCTCTAAACATCCTTTCCAGATCAAAACCTTGGCTGGAGAAGAGCTCGAAGCGCTGTCGATTATTGTCGCCACCGGTGCCCGAGCTAATTACCTGGGTCTGGAATCGGAAGACAAATACAAGAACATGGGCGTTTCCGCCTGTGCTGTTTGTGACGGAGCTTTGCCCCGTTTTCGGCAGAAACCTCTCGTCGTCGTCGGTGGTGGTGATAGCGCAATGGAAGAAGCGGATTACCTGACCAAATTTGCGTCAACTGTATACATCGTCCATCGTCGTGATGAATTCCGTGCCAGTAAAATTATGGCTGAACGGGTACTGAAAAACCCGAAAATCGATGTGAAGTGGAACTCAGTGATTGACGAAGTACTCGGTACAGATACCGAAGGGGTCACTGGAGTTCGAATTCGCAGTTCGATCAATGAAAACGAGACTGATGAGCTGGAAGTGGCAGGTTACTTCGCGGCCATTGGTCATACTCCGAATGTCGATTTCCTGGATGGGCAGGTCGAACTAAAAGAGAATGGTTATATTAAATGGACTGTACCTCACCGCTCGAATACGAGTGTCGAAGGGGTATTCGCAGCCGGTGATGTTGCCGATGACTATTACAAACAGGCCATCACTGCCGCCGGTTCAGGTTGTGCTGCGGCGTTGGATGCAGAACGCTGGCTCGCCCTCAAAGAGCTACACTAA
- a CDS encoding Gfo/Idh/MocA family protein, whose protein sequence is MQKTWRVAVIGRSGKGNYGHGLDVVWKDVPGVEVVAVADDNKSSLADALERTGAKRSYLNYKQMLAKEKPDIVSISQRWIDQHHEMAMEAAEQECHIYMEKPFTPTLREADEVIAALESKHLKLAIAHTTRYSPVIAKIREMVTAGEIGTLVEMRGRGKEDGRGGGEDLWVLGSHVLDMMRYFNGDVEACSARVFNEGHPITKEDVVAGNEGIGPLAGDTLFATYEFQNGIPGYFNSTRNPAGSPGRFGLTLFGSKGAIRMTTGYTMEAAILRNGTWSPHFSKAQWEPIKAEEKGHSGHGGGNHLAVLDLIRAINEDSQPICNMYDARAATEMIAAVFESHRQETRVEFPLENRENPLTMLS, encoded by the coding sequence ATGCAGAAAACTTGGCGTGTTGCTGTGATTGGTCGTTCTGGAAAAGGAAATTACGGACACGGACTCGATGTTGTATGGAAAGATGTTCCCGGGGTCGAAGTCGTTGCCGTTGCAGATGACAATAAGAGCAGCCTGGCCGACGCACTCGAAAGAACAGGAGCCAAGCGTAGTTATCTCAATTACAAACAGATGCTGGCGAAAGAGAAACCAGACATCGTTTCGATCAGCCAGAGGTGGATTGATCAACACCACGAAATGGCAATGGAGGCCGCCGAACAGGAATGCCACATCTACATGGAAAAACCATTTACTCCCACTTTACGTGAAGCGGATGAAGTGATCGCCGCTCTGGAATCGAAACATCTCAAACTGGCCATCGCCCATACGACCCGCTACTCACCCGTCATCGCTAAAATTAGAGAAATGGTCACGGCAGGCGAAATCGGCACGCTGGTCGAAATGAGGGGCCGTGGGAAAGAAGACGGTCGCGGAGGGGGGGAAGATCTCTGGGTACTGGGTTCTCATGTCCTGGACATGATGCGGTACTTTAATGGCGATGTCGAAGCCTGCTCCGCTCGCGTCTTCAATGAGGGGCACCCTATTACGAAGGAGGATGTGGTCGCTGGTAATGAAGGAATCGGCCCCTTGGCGGGGGATACGCTCTTCGCGACTTATGAGTTTCAAAACGGGATTCCGGGATACTTCAACTCCACGCGCAACCCCGCTGGTTCTCCGGGACGTTTCGGTCTGACTCTGTTTGGGAGCAAAGGGGCAATCCGCATGACGACGGGGTATACGATGGAGGCTGCGATACTGCGGAACGGAACTTGGTCGCCGCATTTCAGCAAGGCGCAGTGGGAACCCATTAAAGCCGAAGAAAAGGGCCATTCTGGTCACGGAGGGGGGAACCATTTGGCCGTGCTCGACCTGATCCGGGCGATCAATGAAGATTCTCAGCCGATTTGCAACATGTACGACGCTCGTGCCGCTACTGAAATGATTGCTGCCGTGTTTGAATCTCACCGGCAGGAAACGCGAGTCGAGTTTCCGCTGGAGAATCGGGAGAATCCCTTAACAATGCTATCCTGA
- a CDS encoding Gfo/Idh/MocA family protein encodes MKPIKYAQIGTGHGHASKIADYQASPEFEVVGVAEPNERLKLQAMSSGKYDGIEWMSVDQILTNKDIQVIGVETKVADLLDTAEKCIAAGKHIHLDKPAGTSLPQFERLLNEAASKHLVVQMGYMYRYNPAVKMLKTFIEKGLLGEIFEIHTVMSKVLTEGSRKQLAEFKGGMMLELGCHLIDLVVDIMGEPEKVTPFLQHSSQEFDDGLNDNTLAVFEYPQALVSIKSAGLEVDGFQRRHFVVCGTKGTFHIQPLDAPSVRFALDEPQPPYKKGYQEIEFGNYKRYKVDVEELARWIRGESDPAFTYEHDLQVQKAVLQACDMPLG; translated from the coding sequence ATGAAACCGATCAAGTATGCTCAAATAGGAACTGGCCACGGTCATGCGTCTAAGATCGCGGACTATCAGGCCTCCCCAGAGTTTGAAGTTGTAGGTGTGGCCGAACCAAACGAACGATTAAAATTGCAGGCCATGAGTTCCGGCAAGTACGACGGAATCGAGTGGATGAGTGTCGACCAGATTCTCACTAACAAAGACATTCAGGTCATCGGTGTGGAGACAAAAGTCGCGGATCTATTGGACACCGCTGAAAAGTGCATTGCAGCCGGAAAGCACATCCATCTCGACAAACCGGCCGGTACGTCGTTACCGCAGTTTGAACGTTTGCTCAACGAGGCCGCATCGAAACATCTCGTCGTGCAAATGGGGTACATGTATCGTTACAACCCCGCCGTGAAGATGTTGAAAACCTTTATCGAAAAAGGCTTACTCGGCGAGATCTTTGAAATTCATACCGTAATGAGTAAAGTCCTGACCGAAGGTTCCCGGAAGCAATTGGCCGAGTTTAAAGGGGGCATGATGCTGGAACTTGGTTGTCACCTGATCGATCTGGTCGTTGATATTATGGGAGAACCGGAAAAGGTGACACCGTTCCTGCAGCATTCATCCCAGGAATTCGACGACGGGCTGAATGACAATACATTGGCCGTTTTCGAGTACCCGCAGGCCCTCGTTTCCATCAAATCAGCGGGACTGGAAGTCGACGGTTTTCAACGTCGGCATTTCGTCGTCTGCGGTACGAAAGGGACTTTCCATATTCAACCTCTGGATGCCCCTTCTGTTCGATTTGCGTTGGATGAACCCCAGCCCCCATACAAGAAAGGTTACCAGGAAATCGAGTTCGGGAATTACAAGCGTTATAAAGTCGATGTCGAGGAATTGGCTCGCTGGATCCGAGGAGAAAGCGACCCCGCCTTCACCTACGAGCACGATCTTCAGGTGCAGAAAGCGGTTCTGCAAGCATGCGATATGCCACTCGGTTGA
- a CDS encoding enoyl-ACP reductase FabI, producing the protein MDFLDLNNKKILVLGTANRKSVAFQTARVLEEAGAQVIYSVRSPERAESVRKLVGDAPIYVCDVERQEEIDDLRDKVAEEQGEIHGLLHSIAFADYSEGWLPFHETPRKAFLQAVDISCFSFIALANAFKECINPETGSMVTVSISTTRMAAENYGYMAPVKAALDSSICFLAKSFSHFSKVRFNAVCPGLLKTSASAGIPGYVDSYLFAEKATLRKEAVQTAEVANVAAFLLSPRSSGMNSQRVVLDAGMETNYFDNEIIGAQ; encoded by the coding sequence ATGGATTTTCTCGACCTAAATAATAAGAAAATACTCGTCCTTGGAACTGCCAACCGGAAGAGTGTTGCCTTCCAGACGGCACGAGTGCTGGAGGAGGCAGGGGCTCAAGTCATCTATTCCGTTCGATCTCCGGAACGGGCCGAATCTGTTCGCAAACTGGTGGGGGATGCTCCTATTTATGTTTGCGATGTCGAACGGCAGGAAGAGATCGACGACCTACGGGATAAAGTCGCCGAAGAGCAAGGTGAGATACATGGATTATTGCATTCCATTGCCTTTGCCGACTATTCGGAGGGTTGGCTTCCCTTTCACGAGACTCCCCGTAAAGCATTCCTTCAAGCAGTCGATATCTCCTGTTTTTCCTTTATCGCCTTGGCCAACGCTTTCAAAGAATGCATCAATCCGGAAACTGGCAGTATGGTGACCGTCTCCATTTCGACGACGCGGATGGCGGCAGAAAACTATGGTTACATGGCTCCTGTCAAAGCGGCCCTCGATTCCTCAATCTGCTTTTTGGCAAAGTCATTCTCTCATTTTTCCAAGGTTCGGTTCAATGCTGTTTGTCCTGGACTTCTAAAAACGTCGGCTTCCGCCGGGATTCCGGGATATGTTGACAGTTACCTTTTCGCCGAAAAAGCGACTCTACGCAAAGAAGCAGTGCAAACCGCCGAAGTCGCCAATGTCGCCGCGTTTCTCCTGTCGCCTCGGTCTTCCGGCATGAACTCTCAAAGAGTCGTGCTCGATGCGGGTATGGAGACGAACTACTTCGATAATGAGATTATCGGCGCTCAATAA
- a CDS encoding alpha/beta fold hydrolase gives MTSPNRDGFEEEYPFESHYFERQGHRLHYIDEGEGEVLLFVHGNPTWSFAWRNLVKDLSSNYRCIAIDHLGCGFSDKPQDYSYRLNDHIENLTALIEHLDLKQITFIAHDWGGAIAMGTAGRSPDRSARFVLGNTAAFRSQLIPRSIHLIHIPGFGAVAVRGFNAFVRYGLHWTVVDKNVLTPAIRSGYLAPYGNWHDRVAVLRFVQDIPLKPSHPSYETLKGVEEGLAQFKDYPMQFIWGEDDFCFTTKFLDEFQKYFPGANTLSFPDAGHYVFEDKPQEMIATIRQFLSSNPLK, from the coding sequence ATGACTTCCCCCAACCGTGACGGATTTGAAGAAGAGTACCCGTTCGAATCTCATTACTTCGAGAGACAGGGCCATCGGCTGCATTACATCGACGAAGGTGAAGGAGAAGTTCTGCTTTTCGTCCATGGCAATCCAACCTGGAGCTTTGCCTGGCGCAATCTGGTCAAGGATCTCTCCAGCAACTATCGCTGTATTGCCATTGATCATCTCGGTTGTGGGTTCTCTGATAAACCTCAAGATTATTCGTATCGATTAAACGATCATATCGAGAATCTAACTGCATTGATTGAGCATCTCGACCTCAAACAGATCACGTTTATCGCTCATGATTGGGGAGGAGCGATTGCGATGGGAACAGCGGGGCGCTCTCCTGATCGATCAGCTCGATTTGTCCTGGGCAATACAGCCGCGTTTCGCTCACAGCTTATACCGCGTAGCATCCATTTGATTCATATCCCCGGCTTTGGAGCAGTAGCGGTTCGTGGATTCAATGCTTTCGTTCGCTACGGGCTGCACTGGACCGTGGTCGATAAGAACGTGCTCACGCCCGCCATTCGGTCGGGTTACCTCGCGCCGTATGGGAACTGGCACGACCGCGTTGCTGTCTTGCGATTTGTTCAGGATATTCCCCTAAAACCCTCGCATCCCAGCTACGAAACGTTAAAGGGAGTTGAAGAAGGTTTAGCCCAGTTCAAAGATTACCCGATGCAATTCATCTGGGGAGAAGATGACTTCTGCTTTACGACGAAGTTTCTAGATGAGTTTCAGAAGTATTTTCCTGGGGCCAACACTCTCAGCTTCCCGGATGCGGGGCATTATGTGTTCGAAGACAAACCCCAGGAGATGATCGCCACGATTCGTCAATTCCTCAGTTCCAATCCGCTCAAATAA
- a CDS encoding type II secretion system F family protein: MFSAPIKSNSLILMCRTLGNSLTAGLDFNRAFKVTTEKTSDPRLRSVLKDVLLDITQGSDIATAMENRGNAFPELMTSMVRVGEHSGHFPEVLKDLAEHYERNKDLKRELWAQLTMPIIQMFAAIFIIAFMLLIIDMFSDPTKKDQTFDPLGLGLTGVQGAELWLLMTLGPLIIGFAIYKFTSRALSGKKFFHSIFMKIPVVSSCMHNFAIARFSWAFALTQQTGLSVLRCIDISLRATGNGVYMAASPQMITDLKEGALLSDAMRNSGLFTEEYLQIVEVAEETGTVPEQLQRISPQLQDEARRSLSRMASAFSWAIRTVVAVFIIFLIFRMALTYINMIQEATKEAM, translated from the coding sequence ATGTTCAGCGCGCCAATCAAATCGAATTCTTTGATTCTAATGTGTCGAACTTTGGGGAATTCCCTGACGGCTGGACTCGACTTCAATCGCGCTTTTAAAGTCACTACAGAAAAAACATCCGACCCGCGACTCCGTAGCGTGCTGAAGGACGTCCTGCTCGATATCACTCAGGGTAGCGATATTGCGACCGCGATGGAAAATCGGGGGAACGCCTTTCCAGAACTCATGACGAGTATGGTTCGAGTGGGTGAGCATTCGGGCCATTTTCCCGAAGTCCTGAAAGACCTCGCCGAACATTACGAGCGCAACAAAGACCTCAAACGGGAACTTTGGGCACAACTGACGATGCCCATCATTCAGATGTTCGCGGCGATATTCATCATCGCATTCATGCTTCTGATCATCGATATGTTCTCGGATCCGACAAAGAAAGATCAGACTTTCGATCCACTAGGATTAGGGTTAACCGGAGTTCAGGGAGCCGAACTCTGGCTGTTAATGACACTCGGGCCGCTGATCATCGGGTTCGCCATCTATAAGTTTACGAGTCGTGCGTTATCAGGTAAGAAATTCTTCCACAGTATCTTCATGAAGATACCGGTTGTCAGCTCGTGTATGCATAACTTTGCGATTGCCCGGTTCTCCTGGGCGTTCGCCCTCACTCAGCAGACGGGGCTCTCCGTATTAAGGTGCATCGATATCTCTCTGCGAGCAACAGGAAACGGCGTCTACATGGCGGCGTCTCCGCAGATGATTACGGATCTGAAAGAGGGGGCCCTGCTCAGCGATGCAATGAGAAACAGTGGGCTGTTCACCGAAGAATACTTGCAAATCGTCGAAGTCGCAGAAGAAACCGGGACTGTTCCAGAACAACTCCAGCGAATCAGCCCTCAGTTACAGGACGAGGCACGTCGCAGTTTGAGCCGAATGGCCTCTGCATTCAGCTGGGCCATTCGTACCGTGGTTGCCGTATTCATTATCTTCCTGATTTTCCGGATGGCTTTGACCTACATCAATATGATCCAGGAAGCAACCAAAGAAGCGATGTAG
- the ftsH gene encoding ATP-dependent zinc metalloprotease FtsH, with product MDSPSSKPEPSKKQKSEKSQGNSGEKKKRPAPGFPGGIWFILLIMLAVMFLFNMGGTKDVEYSFVREQAEQGNVEEIIYNPPNTIYGKWVEPPTDPEDKDKKLSEDFTSYVYDTESLFQFVKTLTEEKKLKSYKALPFDSGAGQQLLIYFLMSVFFLGIIFFIFRRNSESMGQGMFGNFAKSPAKRFTKSDKQQTFNDVAGMEQAKLELEEVVEFLKNPEKFRKIGAEIPRGVLLKGSPGTGKTLLARATAGEAGVPFFSVSGSEFIQMFVGVGASRVRDLFKTAKENAPCIIFIDEIDAVGRERGAGLGGGHDEREQTLNQILSEMDGFEKNEAAIVIAATNRPDVLDPALLRPGRFDRHVTVDKPSKEGRVGILKVHTRSIPLDSSVDLENIAANTIGFSGAELKNLVNEAAIHAARASRKVVMMEDFDSARDKVLMGPPRENILQGHERDMTAYHEAGHALIAWLEPEVDSVHKVTIIPRGWSLGLTQLVPDEENFSIGENKLHAQLAMIMGGRAAEKLIFDEYTAGAQSDLKKATQIARRMVANWGMSEKIGPVAFDQREVHPFLGKEMHDSREYSEQTAHLVDTEIQSILINAANRATELLTENREALTKLAEALLDKESLGYAELTELIGESAQAKKRNGNGKGSSNF from the coding sequence ATGGATTCCCCTTCTTCGAAGCCCGAACCTTCCAAAAAGCAAAAATCAGAGAAAAGCCAAGGCAACTCTGGTGAAAAGAAGAAACGGCCGGCGCCCGGTTTTCCTGGTGGTATCTGGTTCATTCTGCTGATCATGCTGGCAGTAATGTTCCTGTTCAATATGGGCGGAACCAAAGATGTCGAGTATAGCTTTGTGCGCGAACAGGCGGAGCAAGGGAATGTAGAAGAGATTATCTACAATCCCCCTAATACGATTTACGGAAAATGGGTGGAGCCCCCCACGGACCCCGAGGACAAAGACAAGAAGCTGAGCGAAGATTTCACTTCATACGTCTATGATACGGAGAGCCTTTTCCAGTTTGTGAAAACGCTGACAGAAGAAAAGAAGCTCAAGAGTTACAAAGCGCTTCCATTTGACTCCGGAGCAGGACAGCAATTGCTGATCTATTTCCTGATGTCGGTCTTCTTCCTTGGGATTATCTTTTTCATCTTCCGACGAAACTCGGAGTCGATGGGACAGGGAATGTTTGGGAACTTCGCGAAGAGCCCAGCGAAACGGTTTACCAAGAGCGATAAACAGCAGACATTCAACGATGTCGCCGGTATGGAGCAGGCCAAACTCGAACTGGAAGAGGTCGTCGAATTTCTGAAAAACCCTGAAAAGTTCCGCAAAATCGGTGCCGAAATCCCCCGGGGTGTGCTTTTGAAAGGCTCTCCGGGTACTGGTAAAACTTTGCTCGCCCGTGCCACCGCCGGTGAAGCGGGGGTTCCCTTCTTCTCCGTGAGTGGTTCTGAATTTATTCAGATGTTTGTCGGAGTCGGGGCCAGTCGTGTCCGCGATTTATTCAAAACGGCAAAGGAAAACGCTCCCTGTATCATCTTCATTGATGAAATCGACGCTGTCGGCCGCGAACGTGGAGCGGGACTGGGTGGTGGTCACGATGAACGGGAACAGACACTCAACCAGATTTTAAGTGAGATGGATGGTTTCGAAAAGAATGAAGCAGCCATCGTCATCGCCGCGACGAACCGGCCAGACGTTCTCGATCCCGCATTACTTCGTCCAGGACGATTCGACCGACATGTGACGGTTGATAAACCTTCTAAAGAGGGCCGGGTCGGAATTCTCAAGGTTCATACACGGAGTATTCCCCTCGACTCTTCTGTCGATCTGGAAAACATCGCCGCTAACACGATTGGTTTTTCCGGTGCTGAATTGAAGAACCTGGTGAACGAAGCCGCAATTCACGCCGCACGTGCTTCTCGAAAAGTGGTCATGATGGAAGACTTCGATTCAGCTCGGGACAAAGTTTTGATGGGGCCACCTCGCGAGAATATTCTGCAAGGCCACGAACGGGACATGACCGCTTATCATGAAGCGGGTCACGCTCTGATCGCCTGGTTGGAACCCGAGGTAGACTCAGTACACAAAGTGACGATTATCCCTCGTGGTTGGTCACTCGGATTGACGCAACTTGTGCCCGATGAGGAAAACTTCAGCATCGGTGAAAATAAACTCCATGCACAACTGGCGATGATCATGGGAGGCCGCGCTGCCGAAAAACTGATCTTTGATGAATACACCGCAGGGGCTCAAAGTGACCTTAAGAAAGCGACCCAGATTGCGCGACGAATGGTTGCGAACTGGGGAATGAGCGAGAAGATCGGCCCTGTCGCCTTTGACCAACGCGAAGTTCATCCCTTCCTCGGTAAAGAAATGCACGATTCCCGGGAATACAGCGAACAGACCGCTCACTTAGTAGATACAGAAATACAAAGTATTCTAATTAATGCGGCCAATCGTGCGACAGAACTACTCACAGAAAACCGTGAGGCCTTGACCAAGCTTGCGGAGGCACTACTTGATAAAGAGAGCCTGGGCTACGCCGAACTGACCGAATTGATTGGGGAATCGGCTCAGGCGAAAAAAAGAAACGGGAACGGAAAGGGGTCGTCGAACTTCTAA